The following coding sequences lie in one Phycicoccus duodecadis genomic window:
- a CDS encoding MFS transporter, whose translation MTAAPTTAVIADAPPTRSLLQGSALLWGTQFAFLNPAIGLLLVTLYDATPVQVGLALAAYNASGLVSTLVVPTRADRSGDYLRPLMWCGAFTIALTTALALATTLPLAVLALVALGGPAGVGIGLIFAYQRYTGATSSQIMRTRAVVSFAWVGGPPLAAFLMGFFGSRSILWAVAGIGVVGLLLTRALVRAHARSAHPSAGAPRGDRMTVALRRPDVVLLLVTFVALGAAVSAQVSAMPLFVSQRLGLGVEWSGVALGTCAALEIPILIALGRLVARFGPRRLVAMGSVAGVCYYGLLTVVHGPVLLVAAQVLNAPFIATMSGVGLTLFQDVIGRPGLASALFMNTTRVGAVVAGPVVAVGGMTSLGYAGVFAVCAGLVATGLAVLVGARLGPLSRRPARPVGGRRRAP comes from the coding sequence GTGACGGCGGCCCCCACCACCGCCGTCATCGCCGACGCACCCCCGACCCGGAGCCTGCTCCAGGGGTCGGCCCTGCTCTGGGGCACCCAGTTCGCCTTCCTGAACCCCGCGATCGGGCTGCTCCTGGTCACCCTCTACGACGCCACGCCGGTCCAGGTGGGGCTGGCGCTGGCGGCCTACAACGCCAGCGGCCTGGTCTCGACGCTCGTCGTGCCCACCCGGGCCGACCGCTCGGGCGACTACCTCCGCCCGCTGATGTGGTGCGGGGCCTTCACCATCGCGCTCACCACGGCCCTGGCGCTGGCGACGACGCTCCCGCTCGCGGTGCTGGCCCTGGTGGCCCTCGGTGGCCCGGCCGGCGTCGGGATCGGGCTGATCTTCGCCTACCAGCGCTACACCGGCGCCACCTCCTCCCAGATCATGCGGACGCGGGCGGTGGTCTCGTTCGCGTGGGTCGGCGGGCCGCCGCTCGCGGCCTTCCTGATGGGCTTCTTCGGCAGCCGCTCGATCCTCTGGGCGGTGGCGGGCATCGGGGTCGTCGGGCTGCTGCTGACCCGGGCCCTGGTGCGTGCGCACGCCCGCTCCGCGCACCCCTCGGCCGGAGCCCCGCGCGGCGACCGGATGACCGTGGCCCTGCGCCGGCCCGACGTCGTGCTGCTCCTGGTCACGTTCGTGGCGCTCGGGGCGGCGGTCAGCGCCCAGGTCTCGGCGATGCCGCTGTTCGTCAGCCAGCGCCTCGGGCTCGGGGTCGAGTGGAGCGGGGTGGCCCTCGGCACCTGCGCGGCCCTCGAGATCCCGATCCTCATCGCGCTCGGCCGGCTCGTGGCCCGCTTCGGGCCGCGCCGCCTCGTGGCCATGGGCAGCGTGGCGGGTGTGTGCTACTACGGCCTGCTGACCGTGGTGCACGGCCCGGTGCTGCTGGTCGCCGCCCAGGTGCTGAACGCCCCCTTCATCGCCACCATGTCGGGGGTCGGGCTGACGCTGTTCCAGGACGTCATCGGACGCCCCGGCCTGGCGTCGGCGCTGTTCATGAACACCACCCGCGTCGGGGCCGTCGTGGCCGGGCCGGTGGTGGCGGTCGGCGGGATGACGAGCCTCGGCTACGCGGGCGTGTTCGCCGTGTGCGCGGGGCTGGTGGCCACCGGGCTCGCGGTGCTGGTGGGGGCCCGGCTCGGTCCGCTCAGCCGGCGGCCGGCGCGGCCAGTAGGTGGGCGTCGCCGCGCACCGTGA
- the rpsT gene encoding 30S ribosomal protein S20: protein MANIKSQLKRIKTNRLATERNKAVKSEVRTSIRRFREAAASGDADQVASALKTATTKLDKAVSKGVIHKNQAANKKSAMAKKAAQL from the coding sequence GTGGCGAACATCAAGTCCCAGCTCAAGCGCATCAAGACCAACCGGCTCGCGACCGAGCGCAACAAGGCGGTCAAGTCCGAGGTCCGCACCTCGATCCGTCGCTTCCGCGAGGCCGCGGCCTCCGGTGACGCCGACCAGGTGGCCTCGGCCCTCAAGACCGCGACGACCAAGCTCGACAAGGCCGTGAGCAAGGGCGTCATCCACAAGAACCAGGCCGCGAACAAGAAGTCCGCGATGGCCAAGAAGGCCGCTCAGCTCTGA
- a CDS encoding type II toxin-antitoxin system PemK/MazF family toxin, which yields MNWQRVLRPLVETAVREVGRALSRQGRPRGGTARDTATAPPAGADYPGDWTGPLEPVYAPHPDGRPDPGEIVWTWVPYEEDHTRGKDRPVLLVGRDGPWLLALQLTSKDHDRDAEQERRAGRRWVEVGSGPWDSRGRPSEVRVNRVIRVDPAAVRREGAVLARERFDEVAAAVRGG from the coding sequence ATGAACTGGCAGCGCGTCCTGCGCCCCCTCGTCGAGACCGCCGTGCGCGAGGTCGGCCGCGCCCTGAGCCGGCAGGGCCGCCCCCGCGGAGGGACGGCGCGCGACACCGCCACCGCTCCGCCGGCCGGCGCCGACTACCCCGGCGACTGGACCGGGCCGCTCGAGCCCGTCTACGCCCCGCACCCCGACGGCCGCCCCGACCCGGGCGAGATCGTGTGGACCTGGGTGCCCTACGAGGAGGACCACACCCGCGGCAAGGACCGCCCGGTGCTGCTCGTCGGCCGCGACGGCCCCTGGCTGCTGGCGCTGCAGCTGACCAGCAAGGACCACGACCGCGACGCCGAGCAGGAGCGCCGCGCGGGGCGCCGCTGGGTCGAGGTCGGCTCCGGGCCGTGGGACTCGCGCGGGCGCCCGAGCGAGGTGCGCGTCAACCGCGTCATCCGGGTCGACCCCGCCGCCGTGCGCCGCGAGGGGGCGGTCCTGGCCCGCGAGCGCTTCGACGAGGTCGCCGCCGCGGTCCGCGGCGGCTGA
- a CDS encoding ATP-dependent DNA helicase, translating into MPSLDDLLHAAVASVGGTERPGQVEMAHAVADAVERGEHLLVQAGTGTGKSLAYLVPAVQHAIDTGRPAVVATATLALQAQIVDRDMPRLAEALTPVLGRRPTYALVKGRRNYVCLHKLEGGFPDDDADTLMTVGDVDRAASRLGQEVVRLREWAASTESGDRDELVPGVSERAWRQVSVSAQECLGSRCPMAAECFVERSREAARDVDVIVTNHSFMAIDAFEGRQMLPEHDVLVVDEGHELVDRVTSTITDELTPGTVRAAAKRAGRQADAADALDDAATLLESVLEPMPEGRLTGVPDALATALGRIRDVARAAQTELKPQQGEEPDAGRQVARAAVDELFESAARMLEERELDVVWLSKDPRRGPVLRVAPMSVAMMVRDKVFDDRTVVITSATLELGGTFDAVAGTIGLRGEGAPAWRGLDVGSPFDYPKQGIAYVASHLPPPGRDGTAPQTLDEIEALVRAAGGRTLGLFSSMRAAKEATEVMRERLEDTDIVVLCQGEDQISTLVREFAKDPATCLFGTLSLWQGVDVPGSSCQLVIIDRIPFPRPDDPLASARSQAIARMGGNGFMAVSATHAALRLAQGAGRLIRRSDDRGVVAFLDSRMMSARYAGFLQRSLPPFWPTADRAMVLGALARLDETAPPPLPVAEPALRGLTGAVAGATMVEATPTPDERPVAHPPPPPESSRTAVTQGHAWTTQEDEELRDGVELGLSLAELAESMELPGEVVQARLKGLGLEAGRGPTLTFD; encoded by the coding sequence GTGCCCTCCCTCGACGACCTGCTCCACGCCGCGGTGGCCTCGGTGGGCGGCACCGAGCGGCCGGGGCAGGTCGAGATGGCCCACGCCGTGGCCGACGCCGTCGAACGCGGCGAGCACCTGCTGGTGCAGGCCGGCACCGGCACCGGCAAGTCGCTGGCCTACCTCGTGCCGGCGGTGCAGCACGCGATCGACACCGGCCGCCCGGCGGTCGTGGCCACCGCGACGCTGGCGCTGCAGGCCCAGATCGTCGACCGCGACATGCCGCGCCTGGCCGAGGCCCTGACCCCCGTCCTCGGCCGCCGGCCGACGTACGCGCTGGTCAAGGGCCGGCGCAACTACGTGTGCCTGCACAAGCTCGAGGGCGGCTTCCCCGACGACGACGCCGACACCCTGATGACGGTGGGCGACGTCGACCGGGCCGCCTCCCGCCTGGGCCAGGAGGTCGTACGGCTGCGCGAGTGGGCCGCCTCCACCGAGTCCGGCGACCGCGACGAGCTGGTGCCCGGCGTCTCCGAGCGCGCCTGGCGGCAGGTGTCGGTGAGCGCCCAGGAGTGCCTCGGGTCGCGCTGCCCGATGGCGGCCGAGTGCTTCGTCGAGCGCTCACGGGAGGCCGCGCGCGACGTCGACGTCATCGTCACCAACCACTCCTTCATGGCCATCGACGCCTTCGAGGGCCGCCAGATGCTGCCCGAGCACGACGTCCTGGTGGTCGACGAGGGGCACGAGCTGGTCGACCGCGTCACCTCGACCATCACCGACGAGCTGACCCCTGGCACCGTGCGCGCCGCGGCCAAGCGGGCGGGCCGCCAGGCCGACGCCGCCGACGCCCTCGACGATGCCGCCACCCTGCTGGAGTCGGTGCTCGAGCCGATGCCGGAGGGCCGGCTCACCGGCGTGCCCGACGCCCTCGCCACCGCGCTGGGCCGGATCCGCGACGTCGCCCGCGCGGCCCAGACCGAGCTCAAGCCGCAGCAGGGCGAGGAGCCCGACGCCGGCCGCCAGGTCGCGCGGGCGGCGGTCGACGAGCTGTTCGAGAGCGCGGCCCGGATGCTCGAGGAGCGCGAGCTCGACGTCGTGTGGCTCTCGAAGGACCCCCGGCGCGGGCCGGTGCTGCGGGTGGCGCCGATGAGCGTGGCGATGATGGTGCGCGACAAGGTCTTCGACGACCGCACGGTCGTCATCACCTCGGCCACCCTCGAGCTGGGCGGCACCTTCGACGCCGTGGCCGGCACCATCGGGCTGCGGGGCGAGGGGGCCCCGGCGTGGCGCGGGCTCGACGTCGGCAGTCCCTTCGACTACCCGAAGCAGGGGATCGCCTACGTGGCGAGCCACCTGCCGCCCCCCGGCCGGGACGGGACCGCGCCGCAGACCCTCGACGAGATCGAGGCCCTGGTGCGGGCCGCCGGCGGGCGCACCCTCGGCCTGTTCTCGTCGATGCGGGCGGCGAAGGAGGCCACCGAGGTGATGCGCGAGCGCCTCGAGGACACCGACATCGTCGTGCTCTGCCAGGGCGAGGACCAGATCTCGACGCTGGTGCGCGAGTTCGCCAAGGACCCGGCCACCTGCCTGTTCGGCACGCTGTCGCTCTGGCAGGGCGTCGACGTCCCCGGGTCGTCGTGCCAGCTGGTGATCATCGACCGCATCCCCTTCCCGCGCCCCGACGACCCGCTGGCCTCGGCGCGCTCGCAGGCCATCGCCCGCATGGGCGGCAACGGCTTCATGGCGGTCTCGGCGACCCACGCGGCGCTGCGGCTGGCCCAGGGCGCCGGGCGGCTCATCCGCCGGTCCGACGACCGCGGCGTGGTCGCGTTCCTGGACTCGCGGATGATGTCGGCGCGCTACGCCGGGTTCCTGCAGCGCTCGCTGCCGCCGTTCTGGCCCACCGCCGACCGCGCGATGGTGCTCGGGGCGCTGGCGCGCCTCGACGAGACCGCGCCGCCGCCGCTGCCGGTGGCCGAGCCGGCGCTGCGCGGGCTCACCGGGGCGGTCGCGGGCGCCACCATGGTCGAGGCCACCCCGACGCCGGACGAGCGGCCGGTCGCCCACCCGCCGCCGCCCCCGGAGTCCTCGCGCACCGCGGTCACCCAGGGCCACGCGTGGACGACCCAGGAGGACGAGGAGCTGCGCGACGGCGTCGAGCTCGGCCTCTCGCTCGCCGAGCTGGCCGAGTCGATGGAGCTGCCCGGTGAGGTCGTGCAGGCGCGGCTGAAGGGCCTCGGCCTCGAGGCCGGCCGCGGCCCCACCCTCACCTTCGACTGA
- the lepA gene encoding translation elongation factor 4: MSPRASIALQPHATPPEAIRNFCIIAHIDHGKSTLADRMLQITGVVDDRAMRAQYLDRMDIERERGITIKSQAVRMPWDLGGASHVLNMIDTPGHVDFTYEVSRSLAACEGAVLLVDAAQGIEAQTLANLYLAMENDLTIIPVLNKIDLPAAQPEKYAEELAKLISCEPEDCFQVSGKTGVGVEPLLDAIVAQIPSPTGDADAPARAMIFDSVYDTYRGVVTYVRVIDGNLNPRERIVMMSTKAHHELLEIGVISPEPVPGKGLGVGEVGYLITGVKDVRQSKVGDTVTNAGKPATEALGGYRDPKPMVFSGLFPLDGSDYPDLREALDKLKLNDAALVYEPETSVALGFGFRCGFLGLLHLEIVRERLEREFDLELISTQPNVVYEVSMDDGAEIVVTNPSEFPGGKVSEVREPKVRATILTPSEFIGAIMELCQGKRGTLLGMDYLSEERVEMRYTLPLAEVVFDFFDQLKSRTRGYASLDYEPDGDQAADLVKVDILLQGETVDAFSAIVHKDKAYGYGIMMTGKLKELIPRQQFEVPIQAAVGARIIARENIRAIRKDVLAKCYGGDISRKRKLLEKQKAGKKRMKNIGSVEVPPEAFIAALTSDGAGAQATKK; encoded by the coding sequence GTGTCCCCCCGCGCCAGCATCGCGCTGCAGCCGCACGCCACGCCGCCGGAGGCGATCCGCAACTTCTGCATCATCGCCCACATCGACCACGGCAAGTCGACGCTGGCCGACCGCATGCTGCAGATCACCGGGGTCGTCGACGACCGGGCGATGCGCGCGCAGTACCTCGACCGGATGGACATCGAGCGTGAGCGCGGTATCACCATCAAGAGCCAGGCCGTGCGGATGCCGTGGGACCTCGGCGGCGCGTCGCACGTCCTCAACATGATCGACACCCCCGGCCACGTCGACTTCACCTACGAGGTCAGCCGCAGCCTGGCCGCGTGCGAGGGTGCCGTCCTCCTCGTCGACGCCGCCCAGGGCATCGAGGCGCAGACCCTCGCGAACCTCTACCTCGCGATGGAGAACGACCTCACGATCATCCCGGTGCTCAACAAGATCGACCTGCCGGCCGCGCAGCCCGAGAAGTACGCCGAGGAGCTGGCCAAGCTCATCAGCTGCGAGCCCGAGGACTGCTTCCAGGTGTCGGGCAAGACCGGTGTCGGGGTCGAGCCGCTGCTCGACGCCATCGTGGCCCAGATCCCGTCGCCCACCGGTGACGCCGACGCCCCGGCCCGGGCGATGATCTTCGACTCGGTCTACGACACCTACCGCGGCGTCGTCACCTACGTGCGCGTCATCGACGGCAACCTCAACCCGCGCGAGCGCATCGTCATGATGTCGACCAAGGCCCACCACGAGCTGCTCGAGATCGGCGTCATCAGCCCCGAGCCGGTGCCCGGCAAGGGCCTCGGGGTCGGCGAGGTCGGCTACCTCATCACCGGCGTGAAGGACGTGCGCCAGTCCAAGGTCGGCGACACCGTCACCAACGCCGGCAAGCCCGCCACCGAGGCGCTCGGCGGCTACCGCGACCCGAAGCCGATGGTGTTCTCGGGCCTCTTCCCGCTCGACGGCTCCGACTACCCCGACCTGCGCGAGGCCCTCGACAAGCTCAAGCTCAACGACGCCGCGCTGGTCTACGAGCCCGAGACCTCGGTGGCGCTGGGCTTCGGCTTCCGCTGCGGCTTCCTCGGCCTGCTGCACCTCGAGATCGTGCGGGAGCGGCTGGAGCGCGAGTTCGACCTCGAGCTCATCTCGACCCAGCCCAACGTGGTCTACGAGGTCTCGATGGACGACGGGGCCGAGATCGTCGTCACCAACCCCAGCGAGTTCCCCGGCGGCAAGGTGTCCGAGGTCCGCGAGCCCAAGGTGCGCGCCACCATCCTGACCCCGAGCGAGTTCATCGGCGCCATCATGGAGCTCTGCCAGGGCAAGCGCGGCACCCTGCTCGGGATGGACTACCTCTCCGAGGAGCGCGTCGAGATGCGCTACACGCTCCCGCTGGCCGAGGTCGTCTTCGACTTCTTCGACCAGCTGAAGTCGCGCACCCGCGGTTACGCGAGCCTCGACTACGAACCCGACGGCGACCAGGCCGCCGACCTCGTGAAGGTCGACATCCTGCTCCAGGGCGAGACCGTCGACGCCTTCTCGGCCATCGTCCACAAGGACAAGGCCTACGGCTACGGGATCATGATGACCGGCAAGCTCAAGGAGCTCATCCCGCGCCAGCAGTTCGAGGTGCCCATCCAGGCCGCCGTCGGCGCGCGCATCATCGCCCGGGAGAACATCCGCGCCATCCGCAAGGACGTCCTGGCCAAGTGCTACGGCGGTGACATCAGCCGCAAGCGCAAGCTGCTCGAGAAGCAGAAGGCGGGCAAGAAGCGGATGAAGAACATCGGCTCGGTCGAGGTGCCTCCGGAGGCGTTCATCGCCGCCCTCACCTCCGACGGTGCCGGCGCCCAGGCCACGAAGAAGTGA
- a CDS encoding MFS transporter has translation MRIGRLGAEGARDARLMLSASALTALGALPPFLLGAQAVRVRPELGIGLGVLGAAVSTFFAAAALGSFAAGPVFDRTGRRVAVAAAGGFVALGGGLMAALVRGPVSLLATMVVLGLGNACCQSASNSSMARALAPSRRGLGFGVKQSAVQFAIMVGGVAVPTLGRWLGWRSTFATSAAVGALVVALALVRVPAGRAAPVAATGAVDRPPWAPLLVSGVAIMFASAAANFIGSFIASWGFEVGLSTTATGLLMAAGSAASIAVRVFAGWRADRRHGANLPRVAAQMFAGALCLVGVAWGVPWAVVVFGFLAFAVGWSWPGLLLFAVARVGRDSPAQASGVIQAGAFVGGAAGPLLLGTMAGAVGFRPTWLVAAGLFVVAGVLVLVSRRGFRADLVARPPREPLTWGGGRVEPSGPRG, from the coding sequence GTGCGGATCGGGCGGCTCGGGGCGGAGGGCGCCCGCGACGCCCGACTGATGCTCTCGGCCTCGGCGCTGACCGCCCTCGGGGCGCTGCCGCCGTTCCTGCTGGGGGCGCAGGCGGTGCGGGTACGACCCGAGCTCGGCATCGGCCTCGGGGTGCTGGGGGCCGCCGTCAGCACCTTCTTCGCGGCCGCGGCGCTGGGCTCGTTCGCGGCCGGCCCGGTCTTCGACCGCACCGGGCGCCGCGTCGCGGTGGCGGCCGCCGGCGGGTTCGTGGCGCTCGGCGGCGGGCTGATGGCCGCGCTGGTGCGCGGGCCCGTCTCGCTGCTGGCGACCATGGTCGTGCTCGGGCTCGGCAACGCCTGCTGCCAGAGCGCGTCGAACAGCTCGATGGCGCGGGCGCTGGCGCCGTCGCGGCGTGGCCTCGGCTTCGGGGTGAAGCAGTCCGCGGTGCAGTTCGCGATCATGGTCGGCGGCGTCGCCGTGCCGACGCTGGGGCGCTGGCTGGGCTGGCGCAGCACCTTCGCGACCTCGGCCGCGGTGGGGGCCCTGGTGGTGGCGCTGGCGCTGGTGCGCGTCCCGGCCGGGCGCGCTGCCCCGGTGGCCGCCACCGGGGCCGTCGACCGCCCGCCGTGGGCGCCCCTGCTGGTCAGCGGGGTCGCCATCATGTTCGCCAGTGCGGCGGCCAACTTCATCGGGTCGTTCATCGCCTCGTGGGGCTTCGAGGTCGGCCTCTCCACCACCGCGACGGGCCTGCTCATGGCGGCCGGTTCGGCCGCGTCCATCGCCGTACGGGTCTTCGCCGGATGGCGGGCCGACCGGCGGCACGGAGCCAACCTGCCGCGGGTGGCGGCCCAGATGTTCGCCGGCGCGCTCTGCCTGGTGGGCGTGGCGTGGGGGGTGCCCTGGGCCGTCGTGGTGTTCGGCTTCCTGGCGTTCGCGGTGGGCTGGTCCTGGCCGGGGCTGCTGCTCTTCGCCGTGGCCCGGGTGGGGCGCGACAGCCCGGCGCAGGCGTCCGGCGTCATCCAGGCCGGGGCGTTCGTCGGGGGCGCGGCGGGTCCCCTGCTGCTCGGCACGATGGCGGGCGCCGTGGGGTTCCGGCCCACCTGGCTGGTGGCGGCCGGGCTGTTCGTCGTGGCCGGGGTGCTGGTGCTGGTGTCGCGTCGCGGGTTCCGCGCCGACCTCGTGGCGCGGCCACCCCGGGAGCCGCTGACCTGGGGCGGCGGCCGGGTCGAGCCGTCGGGCCCGCGGGGCTGA
- the holA gene encoding DNA polymerase III subunit delta, producing the protein MTEDLVDVAHGVPPYVLVSGPESVLAERGLAEVLDRLRVAQPGLEVIRLYAGTYEGGELVLHTSPSLFGGAKCVVVHDVDEASDELQADLLACITDPPEPDLTLVVLHRSGQRGKRVLDALRAARARVVDAPAVKTDRDKTDFAAHEFRRARRKATPEAVHALVEAVGKDVRELAAACQQLVDDTTGVIDENTVLTYHGGKVEATGFRVADAALSGDTSEALRLLRHAIGVGVDPVPIVAVLAQQVRQLIRVGSAGRGRSADIARDVGMAPWQVDRARRALAGWNGETLAVCLQALAAADAEVKGGGRDPVYAVERVVLTMTRQHGRHREG; encoded by the coding sequence ATGACCGAGGACCTGGTGGACGTCGCCCACGGCGTGCCGCCCTACGTCCTGGTGTCCGGCCCCGAGTCCGTCCTCGCCGAGCGCGGGCTGGCCGAGGTGCTCGACCGGCTCCGGGTCGCCCAGCCGGGGCTCGAGGTCATCCGCCTCTACGCCGGCACCTACGAGGGTGGCGAGCTGGTGCTGCACACCAGCCCCTCGCTCTTCGGCGGCGCCAAGTGCGTGGTGGTCCACGACGTCGACGAGGCGAGCGACGAGCTCCAGGCCGACCTGCTGGCCTGCATCACCGACCCGCCCGAGCCCGACCTCACCCTCGTCGTGCTGCACAGGAGCGGCCAGCGCGGCAAGCGGGTCCTCGACGCCCTGCGCGCCGCCCGGGCCCGCGTCGTCGACGCCCCGGCCGTCAAGACCGACCGCGACAAGACCGACTTCGCCGCCCACGAGTTCCGCCGGGCGCGCCGCAAGGCCACGCCGGAGGCCGTGCACGCCCTCGTCGAGGCGGTGGGCAAGGACGTGCGCGAGCTGGCGGCGGCCTGCCAGCAGCTGGTCGACGACACCACCGGCGTCATCGACGAGAACACGGTGCTCACCTACCACGGGGGCAAGGTGGAGGCGACCGGCTTCCGGGTGGCCGACGCCGCCCTGTCCGGCGACACCTCCGAGGCGCTGCGGCTGCTGCGGCACGCCATCGGCGTGGGTGTCGACCCGGTGCCCATCGTCGCCGTGCTGGCCCAGCAGGTGCGCCAGCTCATCCGCGTCGGGTCCGCGGGGCGGGGGAGGTCGGCCGACATCGCCCGCGACGTGGGGATGGCGCCCTGGCAGGTCGACCGCGCCCGCCGGGCTCTCGCGGGCTGGAACGGCGAGACCCTCGCCGTGTGCCTCCAGGCGCTCGCCGCCGCCGACGCCGAGGTCAAGGGTGGGGGCCGCGACCCGGTCTATGCGGTCGAGCGCGTGGTCCTCACCATGACCCGCCAGCACGGCCGCCACCGCGAGGGCTGA
- a CDS encoding formate--tetrahydrofolate ligase → MTSDLERTPFPTDIEIAEAAEILPIADLARDRLGIPADALVPYGHTKAKVSLPFVASLADRPQGRLVLVTAMSPTPAGEGKTTTSVGLADGLSRLGERTVVALREPSMGPVFGIKGGAAGGGYAQVVPMTDINLHFTGDFAAIAAANNLLSALLDNHLHHGNALDIDPRTVTWKRVLDLNDRALREVVIGLGGTGNGVPREDGFDIVVASEVMAILCLASSLADLKRRLGDVVVAHTRAGAPVTARDLGAEGSMTVLLRDALAPNLVQTLEHTPAFVHGGPFANIAHGANSVMATRAALGLADWVVTEAGFGADLGAEKFVDITCRLSGLRPDVVVVVATVRALKYHGGVAVGDLAVEDLGALEKGMANLRRHLHNVRDVFGLTPVVAVNRFPTDTDAEVDAVVRMSGDEGVAAYAATHVVDGGAGAEALARGVVDAVAAGTSEMTFVYPDELPLADKVEAVATAVYGADGVTFAPAARKALARIEAEGHGRLPVCIAKTQSSFSTDPTLRGAPEGHTVDVREVRLSAGAGFVVAITGSVLTMPGLPREPAASRIDVDDDGRIVGLS, encoded by the coding sequence GTGACCTCCGACCTCGAGCGCACCCCGTTCCCCACCGACATCGAGATCGCCGAGGCGGCGGAGATCCTGCCGATCGCCGATCTCGCCCGCGACCGGCTCGGCATCCCCGCCGACGCGCTCGTGCCCTACGGCCACACCAAGGCCAAGGTCTCGCTGCCGTTCGTCGCCTCGCTGGCCGACCGGCCACAGGGCCGCCTGGTCCTGGTCACGGCGATGTCGCCGACGCCGGCCGGGGAGGGCAAGACGACCACCTCGGTGGGCCTGGCCGACGGGCTGTCGCGCCTCGGCGAGCGCACCGTGGTGGCCCTGCGCGAGCCGTCGATGGGCCCGGTCTTCGGCATCAAGGGGGGCGCGGCCGGCGGCGGCTACGCCCAGGTGGTGCCGATGACCGACATCAACCTGCACTTCACCGGTGACTTCGCGGCCATCGCGGCGGCCAACAACCTGCTGTCGGCGCTGCTCGACAACCACCTGCACCACGGCAACGCGCTCGACATCGACCCGCGCACCGTCACCTGGAAGCGGGTGCTCGACCTCAACGACCGGGCCCTGCGCGAGGTCGTCATCGGCCTCGGAGGCACCGGCAACGGCGTGCCCCGCGAGGACGGCTTCGACATCGTGGTGGCGTCCGAGGTGATGGCCATCCTCTGCCTCGCCTCGTCGCTGGCCGACCTCAAGCGCCGCCTCGGCGACGTCGTCGTGGCGCACACCCGCGCCGGCGCGCCCGTGACCGCGCGCGACCTCGGCGCCGAGGGCTCGATGACGGTGCTGCTGCGCGACGCCCTGGCGCCCAACCTGGTGCAGACCCTGGAGCACACCCCGGCCTTCGTGCACGGCGGGCCGTTCGCCAACATCGCCCACGGAGCCAACTCGGTGATGGCCACCCGGGCCGCGCTCGGGCTGGCCGACTGGGTCGTCACCGAGGCGGGCTTCGGTGCCGACCTGGGCGCCGAGAAGTTCGTCGACATCACCTGCCGGCTCTCGGGCCTGCGCCCCGACGTGGTGGTCGTCGTGGCCACCGTACGGGCGCTGAAGTACCACGGCGGTGTGGCGGTGGGCGACCTGGCCGTCGAGGACCTCGGCGCCCTCGAGAAGGGGATGGCCAACCTGCGCCGGCACCTGCACAACGTCCGCGACGTCTTCGGGCTCACCCCCGTGGTGGCGGTCAACCGCTTCCCCACCGACACCGACGCCGAGGTCGACGCCGTGGTCCGGATGTCCGGCGACGAGGGGGTCGCGGCCTACGCGGCCACCCACGTGGTCGACGGCGGCGCCGGAGCCGAGGCGCTGGCCCGCGGGGTGGTCGACGCCGTGGCCGCCGGGACCTCCGAGATGACCTTCGTCTACCCCGACGAGCTGCCGCTGGCCGACAAGGTCGAGGCCGTCGCCACGGCGGTGTACGGCGCCGACGGCGTCACCTTCGCCCCGGCCGCCCGCAAGGCGCTGGCCCGGATCGAGGCCGAGGGGCACGGGCGGCTGCCGGTGTGCATCGCCAAGACCCAGTCCTCGTTCTCGACCGACCCGACGCTGCGCGGCGCCCCCGAGGGGCACACCGTCGACGTGCGGGAGGTACGACTCTCGGCCGGTGCCGGGTTCGTCGTCGCCATCACCGGCAGCGTGCTGACGATGCCGGGGCTGCCCAGAGAGCCCGCCGCGAGCCGTATCGACGTCGACGACGACGGGCGGATCGTGGGGCTCAGCTGA